The following nucleotide sequence is from Sander vitreus isolate 19-12246 chromosome 11, sanVit1, whole genome shotgun sequence.
GAGTGAATGCTGTCATGTGAAGAATGAAAAATCCAGGAGGAAGGGAAATGGGAAATATACTATTTGCTAAATAATTCGACATTAATCGGTTACACAACATTTTCTCCTTTGGCTGAGAGGCAAAACCTAGAACCTATGTTACAgttaaatgctgtaaactaaacAGGACAAGTCTGATGCAATATGATTTCGCAAAGCCTCATTATGTAAGTTAAATATTTAACTATGTcatacaaatactgtatacagCGTGCAGTGTACTCGGTTacctttgtgtgtttgcattccTGCTTTTCTGAGCTCAGTCAGGTGTGATAGATCAAACGCTAAAATAGATTATGAATGATAAGCAGACAGTTTACTTTCGGCTCAGTCAACACAGATATGCAAAGTACGATTTGAATTAAATGGTCATGTGATTATTTCCTGTGGGTAAATGTATTGTAACATTTATTTCAAGGTACTATTTCTAgtttaaaatgattaaataattgtttgtgAGTTTGGCAGAACTCTTTTTGAAACTTGAAACCATGATacctttttcaaaatgtccaCCTTTTCCAAGGGAAAGCGGAGTCCATGTAATCTAGCAGAACTGAAAGTTGCTAATTGTTTTCGATTCCTGCAGTAGCACTGATCAGCCTGTGTCTCTTCATGTcatgaccatagactgtataaggtCATGACACCATTTTCAACAAGACAAAACAGATGCTAAACTACACAGGATGTGTCAATGTCAGAGTGTTCACTTTctcatttaagacatttttattgttgttattctATTGGCCTTTTTGCCATGATTAGATCACAATTAGTGGAATTATAcaagaaaacaagagaaaaaggGCATGCAACAAATGTCCCAGAATTAAACCGAGGATGTTGCATTTACGTGGTACACATCGTAAAACACTAATCCTTTCACAAACTTTTATCATGCCAGGGTTTTTGTCACACTTATAAAATACATGAAGTTCCTCTTTAAATGTATATGTGTTGCTTTTAAACTACCCAACATGCTTCAAAGCAGAGAAATAGATTATGACAACATAGTCCTGGATTAATCACATTGAAGACTATTAGAGAGAGCATGTGTTAAACTCATAGGGAATATCAATCAGTGTCTAACACTTATTCAAATGGAAATTAATCACACTGTGGTGCTGTTCCAACAGCCTCATACGTGTCTGGAATGTCAACATTATTTGCAcctaaatgtaatgtttgttgAGTTGTTCTATCCGGATCTATCCACAGTTTCAATGATAATATTGATAATTTACAAAGGGCGTTAAGACTATATATACTCCAATAGCACATTATAGTAAGTGAGAACTGTGTTCAGCCTGTTTTTATGGTCCATGCCAGAATAGggcaggggggggggagccCATAAAGCTTCACACAGTCCACTGGCTCTGAAAAACACAAGAATTAGAAACATATGATAAGGCCAGTGAGCATCAGAAGCCATGGTTTGAAAGTTACAACCTCATTACCCTCAGATAGAGGCTATATAACCTTAAACCCAGAAACAGAAGGTTAGGGGGGGATGAAATGTTCTGCTTTCTCGTGTGCACTGAAGCGTGCTTTTCAAGGTAAATATTCTTTCCCCAACATGAAATAGGACTTTTTTGTTTGCCAAGAGGTAAAGAGGCGGAAAAGTGAGGAGGATCTGAACTGGTTTCCATGTCAAACACTTCAATTCACCATAGAAACTCAGATCTTAACGCGGAAACTTTATTAAACTGTGATGGTGGATTGATAAGGGCCCAATTTCTATcggccccttttttttttattgtgggcACCAGGCGGGCTGACAGAGGTAAATTGCTCTTTTAATTAAAGCAATGCACTAGGGGAAATTGCTGTCTGAATATTGTCTCAGAGATGGGGGCCAGTGACAGTTGCCTGGAAACTTCAATCTGTCCACCCGCATTTATTCCAGATCACAGTTATGAGATAAAGTTTAATAAAAATCTTTTCCTCCGCCACCAACGAAATGAAATCCAACCCATTCTGAACAAGCGAACACAATGAGACAGGACTGCGGAGGAAACCTCATGTTCAACATGTATCTCTCAGGTTCGTCATTTTGTCGAATTGTAGAATTATAGAAAGAGGGGCTTATAATTCTTTAAATTGTGCCGGGTGTCGGTGTCACCGAGGCAGCGATGCTCCGTTACAGGGCACAGCATTGTTCAGCCGTTTCAATCTCAAAGCCCGTCTGCTCTTTTGTCGGAAATCGGAAATCCTTTTTCCTGGACGCGTTTCCTGGCTTCCCGGAGAGGAGACCGCGAAGACGACATGCTTCTTGCATCAGACTGCGACTGGACGAGGATACAATTAGgatttttaatcaattttaCCTTTTGTAATATTTTTCAATTGTTTAACATTTCAATTTAGTTTGAACCGTATACGCACCGGCCTGGTCAACTTCaatttttcagcatcgttttcaacaatgtttaatttctgaaACAACACCTGATGAAATATACCCCTTCCCCCTGAAAACagactttatatttatttcattcgCCTGGTTTTCATTGTTATAACTTGGTCTTGCGTGTTAAAGGATATGCAATTCATTTCTGGAATATTATGGACATGAGTGAATTTGTTTCTTAACTCAGCAAAGCAAGATTAGACTAAAAAACTATCCTAAACTGCTTCCTCAAACATGTATCATTTATAGACGATATGAATAGATGACAGGATGTACAGACAGCTGGTGATGCTGACAATGTGTCTGTTTTGATTTCAGATCCGACAGAAAATCTGTCGAAGGAAAGCAAAGGGACATCTTGGGGTCCAATAAACACAGGAGTGCAAAAAGGTAAGAGAATAAAGTGCCTGGACACTGTAATACATATATCACTATGTAGGGCGAAGGTATTTCATATTAATTAGCTTATTATGAAAGTCTTAACACAATATTCGATGACGAAATAATattacaagaaataataaaaaagctgaGTGGTGGTCGtattattaaacattgaagaaagGCCTCTGAGGCAAACTTTTTGGCAAGAGTATTATACAACTGACTTgcgaaaaataaaaataaaattcgaAGGAATAATTTGATGAATCTATAAAGTTATCACGTATGAACAAAAGAAATCCCTAATTATTATAGCAGGATAAACGCTCATTTAATTTCAGCTGCATTATGTTTGTTGGTCACATATGATTTGTTTTCAATTAATCGAGTCATTCGTGTCACCCCATTACGGGCTTTGCACCCCAAAattatttttgtctcaaaatatATCTCATCCATCCCTATAGGCTCGAAAGTGAAacgtaaaaaaagaagaaatgaacTAAATCGAATAGCCTACATAATACATgatagaataaaaaataaaaggccaGAATCCTTCTGCCGTTCGTCCACAGCTCATTAATACTGATTTCATTACAGTGACAGTGCTAATAGACTTAAACGGACATTAACAGCTCTCAAAGCAGATGCGAAGGACAAAACAGAGCAGTTTATTacgtttaaaaatatatataaattactATAAAAAATATCtggcaaatatatatattctttaaatgtaaatgacatgttgaCTAACCACTATGAGCACCTACAATATATTTAAActgatgaatgaataaattCAAGAATTccatgtttaaaaatacactTGGGTGATATAATTTACACCTATGGGCTATCCAAGGAAAAATGAATCGGCTCAAGATGTACAGTTTTAATTCAAAGCATATACATGTACATGAACGTGTCTGTAATTgcatatttgttttacttttagtcTGCAATTTGCCTTGAAAAAACAAGGTTGTGGCCAAATTTGCTgacaatattattaatatggttTGATACAAGTGATAAAAGGCCAAAGGgttaaatccccccccccaaaaaacgttttgcattgcattaatGCATATTTCCATGTGGTATCACAAAAAAAGTATTCTGGTTACGTTTAATTGATTTATGAATTGAGTTCAAGTTCTAATCTTTACCATCAACTGAACGGTCCCCGTGTCTCTGCAGGCAGCGGGCAGATCCAGCTGTGGCAGtttctgctggagctgctctcTGACAGCACCAACATGTCGTGCATCGCCTGGGAGGGCACCAACGGCGAGTTCAAGCTCATCGACCCGGACGAGGTGGCTCGGCGCTGGGGGGAGCGCAAAAGCAAACCCAACATGAACTACGACAAGCTGAGCCGGGCTCTGCGCTACTACTACGACAAAAACATCATGACCAAAGTCCACGGCAAGCGCTACGCCTACAAGTTTGATTTCCACGGCTTGGCGCAGGTGTGCCAGCCGTCCACCACGGAGCAGGCCATCTACAAGTTTCAGGGGAACTTCTCCCCGATTCCCTTCACCGGGCTTTCCAAACTGAACCTTGTGGCTCCCGGCGTGGGACCGTCGGGTTTCTCCTACTGGCCTGGTTCCCCTCCGGCGGCTCTGTATCACAGCCACAGCCTGCAGCCGCCGGGGCCCTTCGGCACCGTGTCTCCGTCCCACATCAGCTGCGTCAACAACATCAATAGCCTGACCAACATCAACAATCATTACAACTGACTCTTAATGCATCTTTGAGGCCAACTGGAGATATATAGTCACCGCAGGTAATACAGCAACGAACGAAGAGAGGTGACAAAGAGCACCGACAGCTCGGTTTTGGTAATTCCCAGGTGAATATATGCTATAATATTGATTTGGttagaaattatgtttttagATATTGACACGTAACGACTGTTTTAACAGCATAGGCTACATTTCATCGTGTGATTATGGAGCTGCGGTCATGCTGCTGAGACCACGGCTGTATGTAAGCAAGACGTCTAAAAACGAGTAGCctacataaacaaacatcatTTAGTCCTTTTAACCTTTAAACCAAGACATATTTCACGAGCGAATTATTTGGCCTAAATCCACCAATGGCCGCCTATAAAATTACGCACAGTGATTTGAACTTTTACGCGCGGTATTTCAATAATTGTATTAGTTAAATAATAAAGCAAATAGGCTACCCCAAATATGAAATGTCCTAATTTCAGCAACGATCTGTGACATTAAACCGGAAATCAACAATTTCCGTGTGGAGAGGGAGGTTTTCGAAATGAACAATGTATAGAACATTATTTAAAATACGGATTGTCAGTTTTGTACCTATCAGTTATTTTCTGTTCCTTTGCTGTCTCTCATCCTGCCTCCTTGAGTCCTGTGGTTGTTTTTACATACAGGTGGGTGTATTTGCACCAATTTGGGAGCAAATCACCAGTtatttttggactgttggcGCCATCTCGTGGTTATAGAATGGCCTAGTTGGACTAAATATCACCACTTGAAAACAGTCACCTGAAATATATTGTCACTTTAATCAGTGGTTGCTTAGAAATCCGATTACGCATAGCCATTTCTgtacaagaaaataaaacttgcaataaaaataaaaccagagATACACGGTTGTCATTCGTGTAAAATAGACTCTGACGTGAACAGTTACTAAAACTGTGAATTCATGAACTACTCTGTAAATACTGTAGTGTAGAGAAAGGCTCGCTGCTTTTTAGTGATTTTGGATTGAATTACATTGTATTCATCCACACATCTTCTTGCTGTAAAACAGCtgtaacaatacaaaaaa
It contains:
- the fev gene encoding protein FEV isoform X2, whose amino-acid sequence is MRQDCGGNLMFNMYLSDPTENLSKESKGTSWGPINTGVQKGSGQIQLWQFLLELLSDSTNMSCIAWEGTNGEFKLIDPDEVARRWGERKSKPNMNYDKLSRALRYYYDKNIMTKVHGKRYAYKFDFHGLAQVCQPSTTEQAIYKFQGNFSPIPFTGLSKLNLVAPGVGPSGFSYWPGSPPAALYHSHSLQPPGPFGTVSPSHISCVNNINSLTNINNHYN
- the fev gene encoding protein FEV isoform X1, with the translated sequence MLLASDCDWTRIQLGFLINFTFYPTENLSKESKGTSWGPINTGVQKGSGQIQLWQFLLELLSDSTNMSCIAWEGTNGEFKLIDPDEVARRWGERKSKPNMNYDKLSRALRYYYDKNIMTKVHGKRYAYKFDFHGLAQVCQPSTTEQAIYKFQGNFSPIPFTGLSKLNLVAPGVGPSGFSYWPGSPPAALYHSHSLQPPGPFGTVSPSHISCVNNINSLTNINNHYN